One Ethanoligenens harbinense YUAN-3 genomic window carries:
- the istB gene encoding IS21-like element helper ATPase IstB — protein sequence MTELTMERLRENLESLKMKNTLEILDNYLERAVKDELNVVDVLDHIFAEEALSKRRRAYEKQVQMSGFPIKKTLEDFDFSFQPSIDKRQIEELATMRFLENGENIVFLGLPGVGKTHLASALGLVAAKHRFSTYYINCHTLIEQLKKAHFENRLPDKLKTLGKYKMLIIDEIGYLPMDIQGANLFFQLIARRYERVSTIFTSNKTFSQWNEIFADVTIASAILDRVLHHCTVVNIKGESYRLKERKEYMKQKQHIVNTLFEQGQN from the coding sequence ATGACGGAACTGACGATGGAACGTCTCAGGGAAAACCTCGAAAGCCTTAAGATGAAAAACACGCTGGAGATATTGGACAATTATCTTGAAAGAGCTGTAAAGGACGAACTCAACGTTGTAGATGTGCTCGACCATATCTTTGCCGAGGAAGCATTGTCAAAACGGCGACGCGCCTATGAAAAGCAGGTGCAAATGTCCGGATTTCCCATCAAAAAAACGTTGGAGGATTTTGATTTCAGTTTCCAGCCCTCCATTGACAAGCGCCAGATTGAAGAACTGGCTACCATGCGTTTCCTTGAAAACGGAGAGAATATCGTCTTCCTCGGCCTGCCCGGTGTGGGCAAGACCCATTTGGCCTCAGCACTGGGGCTGGTTGCCGCCAAGCATCGATTCTCCACCTATTACATCAACTGCCACACCCTAATTGAGCAGCTCAAAAAGGCTCATTTTGAGAATAGACTACCGGACAAGCTCAAAACTCTGGGCAAGTACAAAATGCTCATTATTGACGAAATTGGCTATCTCCCGATGGATATTCAGGGGGCGAATCTGTTTTTTCAACTGATTGCGAGACGTTATGAGAGAGTCTCCACGATCTTTACCTCCAATAAGACCTTTTCCCAATGGAATGAGATCTTCGCCGACGTCACTATCGCCTCTGCAATCCTAGACCGTGTTTTGCACCACTGCACCGTTGTCAATATCAAGGGTGAGAGCTATCGCCTTAAAGAGCGAAAGGAGTACATGAAGCAGAAGCAGCACATCGTCAACACCCTTTTCGAGCAGGGCCAAAACTAA
- a CDS encoding Arm DNA-binding domain-containing protein, translating to MAVYKDSSNNTWRVIYRYTDWKGGRKQSSKRGFLTKWEALAWEREQLQKTVNADLNLQVFAS from the coding sequence ATGGCAGTGTACAAGGATTCCAGTAACAATACTTGGCGCGTGATTTATCGCTACACCGACTGGAAGGGAGGACGCAAGCAGAGCAGCAAACGCGGCTTTTTGACCAAGTGGGAAGCACTCGCGTGGGAGCGCGAACAGTTGCAAAAGACTGTCAACGCCGATTTGAATTTGCAGGTTTTCGCCAGTTAA
- a CDS encoding transcriptional regulator: protein MGSTFMTVGEVAEELGVSKSYAYKIVHQLNDELKRMGYLTVSGRVSRQYFVEKLCYGENTGAAKGSK from the coding sequence ATGGGGAGTACATTCATGACCGTTGGCGAGGTTGCAGAGGAATTAGGCGTTTCCAAATCCTATGCCTATAAAATCGTACATCAGTTGAACGACGAACTCAAAAGAATGGGGTATCTCACCGTTTCTGGCAGAGTTAGCAGGCAATATTTTGTAGAAAAGCTCTGCTACGGTGAAAATACCGGCGCAGCGAAAGGAAGCAAATAG